The Blattabacterium cuenoti genome includes a region encoding these proteins:
- a CDS encoding DNA translocase FtsK 4TM domain-containing protein, with the protein MYKNISKENAKKKRKNEKNKTIRTFLGFFLLVSSLFLLLSFFSFLFHWKNDQSQLEKFFDKKIIAENLLGIMGAFVSHYFIHCGIGVSAFFIPISLFLTGLKILFVRRKLLNNFYKSTIYKFIFFSIWLPITFSIVIPDQGILSGIFGFEIGNLFIHLFGKIGSYILLFTSIIFYSIIIFSITDLNIKNGVRQKIHFYEKTNPIFKFCNILNTMIVNRPLKKNNGSSFSSKKYKKNLHSILYKEDISSISMNNLEIDSNKKKIVQVLNYYKIEICQIKTIVGPTIILYEIYPKIGTRISKIKNLKNEIALNLSAISIRIIAPMPGKGSIGIEIPNQNRYPVYMKDILFSEESNKKSHQMELPISLGKTVFNKIFVIDLAKMPHLLIAGSTGQGKSVGLNVMIIFLLYKKNPEDIKFIFIDPKKVELSIYKNLSKSYFATLPNSIEEPIITDLHKVKNILNSLCKEMDKRYVILEKFKVRNIQEYNVKYNKKYHLPYIILIIDEFADLSFYFHQKKQIETYITRLAQLARAVGIHLIIATQRPSVDVITGLIKSNFTARIAFRVSSKIDSRTILDCTGAEQLIGKGDLLFSNRNELIRLQCPFIELSDIQKIVDFYGNHDKKNEYFLLPEPD; encoded by the coding sequence ATGTACAAAAATATTTCAAAAGAAAATGCTAAAAAAAAAAGAAAAAACGAAAAAAATAAAACTATTAGAACTTTTTTAGGATTTTTTTTATTGGTGAGTAGCCTATTTTTATTATTAAGTTTTTTTTCTTTCCTTTTTCATTGGAAAAATGATCAAAGTCAATTGGAAAAATTTTTCGATAAAAAAATCATAGCGGAAAATCTACTTGGAATAATGGGGGCTTTTGTCTCTCACTACTTCATTCACTGTGGAATAGGAGTGAGCGCTTTCTTTATTCCGATATCATTGTTTTTAACAGGATTAAAAATTCTTTTTGTAAGAAGAAAACTATTGAATAATTTTTATAAATCAACAATATATAAATTTATCTTTTTCAGTATATGGCTTCCAATTACTTTTTCTATTGTTATTCCTGATCAAGGAATATTGAGTGGAATTTTTGGATTTGAAATAGGAAACTTGTTTATCCATTTATTTGGAAAAATAGGATCATATATACTTCTTTTTACGAGTATTATTTTTTACTCTATCATTATTTTTAGTATAACGGATCTAAACATAAAAAATGGAGTACGACAAAAAATCCATTTTTACGAAAAAACAAATCCAATATTCAAATTTTGTAATATTTTAAATACAATGATTGTCAATAGACCATTGAAAAAAAACAATGGGTCTAGTTTTAGCAGTAAAAAATATAAAAAAAACCTCCATTCTATCCTTTATAAGGAAGATATTTCTTCCATATCAATGAATAATTTAGAAATAGATTCTAATAAAAAAAAAATAGTCCAAGTGCTTAACTATTATAAAATAGAAATATGTCAAATCAAAACTATTGTAGGTCCTACAATCATATTGTATGAAATCTATCCTAAGATAGGAACACGGATTTCCAAAATCAAGAATTTAAAAAATGAGATTGCTTTAAATTTATCTGCTATATCTATAAGGATTATAGCCCCCATGCCTGGAAAAGGATCCATTGGAATAGAAATTCCGAATCAAAATCGTTATCCTGTTTATATGAAAGATATTCTTTTTTCAGAAGAGAGTAACAAAAAAAGTCATCAAATGGAGCTCCCTATTTCTTTAGGAAAAACAGTATTTAATAAAATTTTTGTTATAGATTTAGCTAAAATGCCTCATTTACTTATAGCAGGATCAACTGGACAAGGAAAATCCGTAGGATTAAATGTTATGATTATTTTCTTATTATATAAAAAGAATCCAGAAGATATCAAATTTATTTTTATTGATCCAAAAAAAGTAGAATTATCTATATACAAAAATCTTTCAAAATCTTATTTTGCTACTCTTCCAAATTCTATAGAAGAACCTATTATCACAGATTTACATAAAGTAAAAAACATATTAAATTCTTTATGTAAAGAGATGGATAAAAGATATGTTATTTTGGAAAAATTTAAAGTTAGAAATATTCAAGAATACAATGTCAAATACAATAAAAAATATCATTTACCTTATATTATACTAATAATTGATGAATTCGCCGACTTAAGTTTTTATTTTCATCAAAAAAAACAAATAGAAACGTATATAACACGTTTAGCACAACTTGCTCGAGCTGTAGGCATTCATTTGATTATAGCTACACAACGTCCATCAGTTGATGTAATTACCGGATTAATTAAATCAAATTTCACTGCAAGAATTGCATTTCGAGTAAGTTCTAAAATAGATTCTAGAACTATATTAGATTGTACAGGAGCTGAACAATTGATAGGAAAAGGAGATCTTCTATTTTCTAATCGAAATGAGTTGATACGGTTACAATGCCCATTCATAGAATTATCAGATATTCAAAAAATCGTTGATTTTTATGGAAATCATGATAAAAAAAACGAATACTTCTTATTGCCAGAACCGGATTAA
- a CDS encoding LptF/LptG family permease, whose translation MNPIKKLDLYMIRLFIAPFLIIFSTIFIVFMIQFFWSQIDELIGKDIDILIIIKFIFYFGISIIPLVTPISLLLTSIITFGNFSENQELTAIKSSGISLFRIMMPILGITCILSIGLYFFSDLAIPKAKIKARKLGYQILLTHPSFKLKEGIFVNLLPDFFIKIDRKSKKNKQLHNIFIFFYDKNLLVNTILSQKGFLTPNENKSEFIQLKLMNGILYSENPNETKKQSSYQIVKFDTLIQNFKIPSYDYKGIKSLDDYDSYDTQNLIQKINLLKKEKNNSEYQKKNIYKLFKLQLELQKKFTFPVTCIIMFMIGAPLGAIIRKGGIGYSTIAALTIFIIYYTLLTITQNKVEKAEICPWIGAWIPNFIFFPISIWMTYKTVTKDFYIQ comes from the coding sequence ATGAATCCAATAAAAAAACTGGATCTATATATGATTCGTTTATTTATAGCTCCTTTTTTAATTATATTTTCTACAATATTCATTGTTTTTATGATTCAATTTTTTTGGAGTCAAATAGATGAATTGATTGGGAAAGATATTGATATTTTAATAATAATAAAATTTATATTTTACTTCGGAATATCTATTATTCCATTAGTTACTCCTATATCACTATTATTAACTTCTATAATAACATTTGGTAATTTTTCAGAAAATCAAGAACTTACTGCTATAAAATCTTCTGGTATATCGCTTTTTCGCATCATGATGCCTATTTTAGGAATAACCTGCATTTTATCGATTGGATTGTATTTTTTCTCAGATTTAGCCATTCCAAAAGCGAAAATTAAAGCTAGAAAATTAGGATATCAAATATTATTAACTCATCCCTCTTTTAAATTAAAAGAAGGAATTTTTGTAAATTTATTACCAGATTTTTTCATAAAAATAGACAGAAAATCGAAAAAAAATAAACAATTGCATAATATATTTATTTTTTTTTATGATAAAAATTTACTAGTAAATACTATTCTTTCTCAAAAAGGATTTTTAACTCCAAATGAAAATAAATCTGAATTTATTCAATTAAAATTAATGAATGGAATTTTGTATAGCGAAAATCCGAATGAAACCAAAAAACAATCCTCTTATCAAATTGTAAAATTTGATACTTTAATTCAAAACTTTAAAATTCCTTCCTATGACTATAAAGGAATAAAAAGCTTAGATGACTATGATTCCTATGATACCCAAAATTTAATTCAAAAAATTAACTTATTAAAAAAAGAAAAAAATAATTCTGAATATCAAAAAAAAAATATCTATAAATTATTTAAGCTGCAATTAGAATTACAAAAAAAATTTACATTTCCAGTAACATGCATTATAATGTTTATGATTGGAGCTCCTTTAGGAGCTATTATTAGAAAAGGAGGAATAGGTTATTCTACCATTGCGGCATTAACTATATTTATTATTTATTATACTTTGCTGACTATCACACAAAATAAGGTAGAAAAAGCTGAAATTTGTCCATGGATAGGAGCATGGATTCCGAATTTTATTTTTTTTCCAATAAGCATATGGATGACTTATAAAACGGTAACGAAAGATTTTTATATTCAATAA
- the ribB gene encoding 3,4-dihydroxy-2-butanone-4-phosphate synthase → MVFGSNQNLDSIEEAIQDIQSGKIVIVVDDQNRENEGDFIVSAEKITPQIVNFLITHGRGLLCVSLTEDKCDQLELQMMVKNNTDPRKTAFTVSVDLRGYGVSTGISVSDRAKTIFALVNKVNPEAFNKPGHIFPLRAKKGGVLERPGHTEAAIDITKMAGCTPGGVLVEILNEDGSMARLPQLIQISKKFHIKIISIEDLIKYLKHKRKR, encoded by the coding sequence ATGGTTTTTGGTTCAAATCAAAATTTAGATAGTATTGAAGAAGCCATACAGGATATACAAAGTGGAAAAATAGTTATTGTGGTTGATGATCAAAATCGTGAAAATGAAGGAGATTTTATAGTTTCCGCTGAAAAAATAACTCCTCAAATTGTCAATTTTCTCATTACTCACGGTAGAGGGCTCCTTTGTGTTTCCTTAACAGAAGATAAATGTGATCAATTAGAACTTCAAATGATGGTAAAAAATAACACTGATCCTAGAAAAACGGCTTTCACAGTATCTGTAGATTTACGAGGATATGGCGTTAGCACTGGAATTTCAGTTTCAGATAGAGCAAAAACTATTTTTGCCTTAGTAAACAAAGTAAATCCAGAAGCATTTAATAAACCAGGTCACATATTTCCTCTTCGTGCAAAAAAAGGAGGAGTCTTAGAAAGACCTGGACATACAGAGGCTGCTATTGATATAACGAAAATGGCTGGATGTACCCCAGGAGGGGTTTTGGTGGAAATACTGAATGAGGATGGATCTATGGCACGTCTCCCACAATTGATTCAGATTTCCAAAAAATTCCATATAAAAATTATATCCATAGAGGATCTTATAAAATATCTTAAACATAAAAGAAAAAGATAA
- the trxA gene encoding thioredoxin: MLQEINDDNFEKLVHESDKPVLVDFWAPWCSPCRALSVLLEDIFTEYHNKAFIFKLNVDNNPKYSSKYGIRSIPTMIFFKNGEKKDMHIGISSKEDIRKKLDILI; encoded by the coding sequence ATGTTACAAGAAATAAACGATGATAACTTTGAAAAGTTAGTTCATGAATCGGATAAACCCGTTTTGGTGGATTTTTGGGCTCCATGGTGTTCTCCATGTCGAGCTTTGTCAGTTTTATTAGAAGATATATTTACTGAATATCATAATAAAGCATTTATTTTTAAGTTAAATGTGGATAATAATCCAAAATATTCTTCTAAATATGGAATACGAAGCATTCCCACCATGATTTTTTTTAAGAACGGAGAAAAAAAAGATATGCATATTGGAATTTCCTCTAAAGAGGATATCAGAAAAAAATTAGATATTTTAATTTAG
- a CDS encoding M20 family metallo-hydrolase, translating into MSVVNLQVLKKEAIELLIQLINTPSISKQENKVSFLIEDYLQKYGFHVKRKYNNIWTENTNYLKKENRRTILLNSHHDTVHPGKIWKTDPFSAIRKEDKLIGLGSNDAGASVVSLISTFIYLSNLSELPYKLILSITAEEEISGPLGVRAILPELGCIDLGIVGEPTQMQVAIAEKGLMVLDFMAEGKTGHSARDIGINAIYVATKDIENLRNLSFYRKSELLGFTTLNVTQIQGGIQHNVIPDFCYFVVDIRTNELYKNEELIEIIQKRIHSKMKPRFSHLNSSFINPMHPIVLKAQKIGRKTYGSPTLSDQSIMPFSTIKMGVGDSVRSHTPNEYILISEIMEGIDIYICLLKDFHF; encoded by the coding sequence ATGTCCGTAGTCAATTTGCAAGTTTTAAAGAAAGAAGCGATAGAGCTTCTTATACAACTTATAAACACTCCTTCTATATCCAAACAAGAAAACAAGGTATCTTTTCTTATAGAAGATTATCTTCAGAAGTATGGATTTCATGTTAAAAGAAAATATAACAATATATGGACTGAAAATACGAACTATTTAAAAAAAGAAAATAGAAGAACTATACTATTAAATTCTCATCATGATACGGTTCACCCAGGAAAAATTTGGAAAACGGATCCTTTTTCTGCTATCAGAAAAGAAGATAAACTTATAGGGTTAGGCAGTAATGATGCTGGAGCTTCCGTTGTTTCGTTAATATCCACTTTTATATATTTAAGTAATTTATCTGAATTACCTTACAAATTAATTCTTTCAATTACTGCGGAAGAAGAAATATCTGGCCCCTTAGGCGTAAGAGCTATTTTACCTGAATTGGGATGTATAGACTTAGGAATTGTTGGAGAACCAACGCAGATGCAAGTAGCTATTGCTGAAAAAGGATTAATGGTATTGGATTTTATGGCTGAAGGAAAGACAGGACATTCTGCAAGAGATATAGGAATAAATGCTATTTATGTCGCGACAAAAGACATAGAAAATTTAAGAAATTTGTCTTTTTATAGAAAATCGGAATTACTAGGTTTCACTACCTTAAATGTGACTCAAATCCAAGGAGGAATACAACATAATGTGATACCTGATTTTTGTTATTTTGTAGTAGATATTAGGACCAATGAGTTATATAAAAATGAGGAATTAATTGAAATTATACAAAAAAGAATTCACTCTAAAATGAAACCACGTTTTTCTCATTTAAACTCTTCTTTCATAAATCCTATGCATCCCATTGTTTTAAAAGCTCAAAAAATAGGAAGAAAAACTTATGGATCTCCAACTCTTTCAGACCAAAGCATTATGCCTTTTTCTACTATTAAAATGGGAGTAGGAGATAGCGTCCGTTCTCATACGCCTAATGAATACATCTTGATTTCAGAAATCATGGAAGGAATAGATATTTATATCTGTTTGTTAAAAGATTTTCACTTTTGA
- the argB gene encoding acetylglutamate kinase, giving the protein MKIHIVKIGGHLINDQKDLNFSLKSFCQLQGYKVLIHGGGKKADFISNKMGILQKIIQGRRITDKETLDIVVMTYAGMINKNIVALLQSHYCNAFGLCGADGNCIKSYLRKKTNIDYGYVGDINSKSVNTRLIKFLLKNNIIPVLCSITHDGMGNLLNTNADTIASYIAISLAKEKNCETELHFCFEKKGVLRNIQDSESFFQKINFNSFQKMKENHTITNGMIPKLENAFFALKNGVSQVSIGLPNYLNDVNNKTIICP; this is encoded by the coding sequence ATGAAAATTCATATAGTTAAAATTGGAGGTCATTTAATTAATGACCAAAAGGATCTTAATTTTTCTTTGAAATCTTTTTGTCAACTACAAGGATATAAAGTGTTGATTCATGGAGGAGGAAAAAAAGCCGATTTTATTTCAAATAAAATGGGAATTTTACAAAAAATTATACAAGGGAGAAGAATAACAGATAAAGAAACTCTGGATATAGTTGTTATGACTTATGCAGGAATGATCAATAAAAATATTGTAGCTCTATTACAATCTCATTACTGTAATGCTTTTGGGTTATGTGGAGCAGATGGAAATTGCATTAAATCATATTTACGAAAAAAAACAAATATTGATTATGGATATGTGGGGGATATAAATAGCAAAAGTGTTAATACACGTTTAATAAAATTTTTATTGAAAAATAATATCATTCCTGTATTATGTTCTATAACTCATGACGGAATGGGAAATCTACTAAACACAAATGCAGATACAATAGCTTCTTATATTGCTATATCCTTAGCAAAGGAAAAAAATTGTGAAACGGAATTACATTTTTGTTTTGAAAAAAAAGGAGTATTACGAAATATACAGGATTCTGAATCTTTTTTTCAAAAAATAAATTTTAATTCATTTCAAAAAATGAAAGAAAATCATACCATAACAAATGGAATGATCCCTAAATTGGAAAATGCTTTTTTTGCATTAAAAAATGGAGTATCTCAGGTCAGTATAGGCCTCCCTAATTATTTAAATGATGTTAATAATAAGACTATTATATGTCCGTAG
- a CDS encoding N-acetylornithine carbamoyltransferase has translation MKKFFSVEDVINVYDLIKEALFLKKNPYEFKHIGKNKTIGLVFFNPSLRTRISCQKAAFNLGCNTWILDVHKDSWKIEMNDGTVMKMTQEHLKEAVSVMSIYCDILAVRTFPSLSDRDYDYKEIIFNKILKYSRVPVVNMESATLHPLQSLADVMTIAEFTSFFKKRCKVVLSWAPHIKPLPHSVANSFSQWISKIDKIDFTIACPEKYDLHKIFSNGVFTTHHQDVAFINADFIYAKNWSSYLDYGKMLCKNSDWMITVNKMKLTNEAKFMHCLPVRRNVVVEDSVLDGKHSIVLQQAENRIFASQIIFLKILQSLS, from the coding sequence ATGAAAAAATTTTTTAGCGTAGAAGATGTTATTAACGTATATGATCTAATTAAAGAAGCTCTTTTTTTAAAGAAAAATCCATATGAATTTAAACATATTGGAAAAAATAAAACAATTGGATTGGTTTTTTTTAATCCTAGTTTACGGACAAGAATTAGTTGTCAAAAAGCAGCTTTTAACTTAGGATGCAATACTTGGATATTAGATGTTCATAAGGATTCTTGGAAAATTGAAATGAATGATGGAACTGTAATGAAAATGACACAAGAACATCTTAAAGAAGCTGTTTCTGTCATGAGCATATATTGTGATATTCTTGCTGTCAGAACTTTTCCTAGTTTATCAGATAGAGATTATGATTACAAAGAAATAATTTTTAATAAAATATTAAAATATTCTAGAGTCCCAGTCGTTAACATGGAAAGTGCAACTTTGCATCCTTTACAGTCTTTAGCAGACGTAATGACTATTGCCGAATTTACATCTTTTTTTAAAAAAAGATGTAAAGTAGTGTTAAGTTGGGCTCCTCATATTAAACCATTGCCTCATTCAGTGGCAAATTCTTTTTCTCAATGGATATCAAAAATAGATAAAATAGATTTCACTATTGCGTGTCCAGAAAAATACGATCTTCATAAGATATTTTCTAATGGAGTTTTTACCACACATCATCAAGATGTGGCTTTTATAAATGCAGATTTTATTTATGCAAAAAATTGGAGTAGTTATTTAGATTATGGAAAAATGCTCTGTAAAAATTCTGACTGGATGATCACTGTAAATAAAATGAAACTTACCAATGAAGCTAAATTTATGCATTGTTTACCTGTCAGGAGAAATGTTGTGGTTGAAGATTCTGTTTTAGATGGAAAACATTCCATTGTATTGCAACAAGCAGAAAATAGAATTTTTGCTTCACAAATAATTTTTTTAAAAATTCTACAATCTTTATCATGA
- the carB gene encoding carbamoyl-phosphate synthase (glutamine-hydrolyzing) large subunit: MKIDKVLILGSGALKIGEAGEFDYSGTQALKALKEEGIYTILINPNIATIQTSKEVADKVYFLPLTLFFIKGVIDKEKPKGILLSFGGQTALNCGIQLFQEGIIEKYKIQVLGTPIESIIHSEDRNLFRNRLTHINIKTARSFVAHSMDDAISYSLEIGFPIIIRSAYTLGGLGSGVAKNINDLKKIVSKAFSYSSQIVVEEYLKGWKEVEYEIVRDRFDNCIAVCNMENFDPIGIHTGESIVVAPSQTLTNSEYYNLRKLSIYIARNFNIIGECNVQFALDPNSEDYRVIEVNARLSRSSALASKATGYPLAFVAAKLSVGYGLHELKNSVTKNTSAFFEPALDYVVCKIPRWDLKKFYGVSNRIGSSMKSVGEVMAIGGSFEEALQKGLRMLDTGMQGFINIHKKKLGSNRLLKESLKKPTDQRIFFLEEALEEGLSMKEIHDLTKIDPWFLYQLDNIFQTKKKIDYFDNWRDIPDELLREAKKKGFSDMQIASIFFVKKNNQCKYHSIYHLEKEIREYRKEKNIIPYVRQIDTLASEYPSYTNYLYLTYHAIQHDIIYEKDGKSVITLGSGVYRIGSSVEFDWCCVNALNTVNKESYRSIMINYNPETMSTDFDVCDRLYFEELTLERVLDIIELENPKGTIVSMGGQIPNNLVLKLYERKVKILGTSPISIDKVENRYKFSNAMDYLKIGQPRWKELSDFDTIYQFVKEVDFPILVRPSYVLSGADMNVLSNQEELQNYLNEKGSISPEYPLIITEFIRNAKEIELDAVSQNGEILYYAISEHVEFAGVHSGDATLVYPPHNLYLSTLKEIINISKKISKYFNISGPFNIQFLSKDNEIKVIECNLRASRSFPFVSKVSHFNMIELATQVILGKKKNKIEPNFFITNFLGVKASQFSFSRLQDADPILGVDMASTGEVGCLGNTFDEALLKSMLSVGYSIPKKNILISGGPIESKLDLLEVVKLLHKKGYILFATEGTNNFLSNNGIPSIRVYWPNVKKYSNVIELIKNRKLDLIINIPKNLSKSELDNDYAIRRYSVDFNIPLLTNARLAKAFIQAFCNLSMDQLFIKAWDEYK; this comes from the coding sequence ATGAAAATAGACAAAGTACTTATCCTGGGATCAGGTGCATTAAAAATAGGAGAAGCTGGTGAATTTGATTATTCTGGAACACAAGCATTAAAAGCCCTTAAAGAGGAAGGGATTTATACTATATTGATTAATCCAAATATTGCCACAATTCAAACTTCGAAAGAAGTTGCTGATAAAGTTTATTTTCTTCCTTTGACTTTATTTTTTATTAAAGGTGTTATAGATAAGGAAAAACCAAAAGGAATTCTATTGTCTTTTGGTGGGCAAACTGCATTAAATTGTGGAATTCAGCTCTTTCAAGAAGGAATTATAGAGAAATATAAAATTCAAGTCTTAGGAACTCCTATTGAGTCTATTATTCACAGTGAAGATAGGAACTTGTTTCGAAATAGGTTGACTCATATTAATATAAAAACAGCAAGGAGTTTTGTGGCTCATTCTATGGATGATGCTATTTCTTATTCTTTAGAAATAGGGTTCCCTATTATTATTAGATCTGCTTATACACTTGGTGGGTTGGGAAGTGGGGTCGCGAAAAATATTAATGATTTAAAAAAAATAGTAAGTAAGGCTTTTTCCTATTCTTCTCAAATTGTTGTAGAAGAATATTTAAAAGGGTGGAAAGAGGTTGAATATGAAATAGTTAGAGACAGGTTTGATAATTGTATTGCTGTATGTAATATGGAAAATTTTGATCCTATAGGAATTCATACAGGAGAAAGTATTGTAGTAGCACCGTCTCAAACTCTAACAAATTCTGAATATTATAATTTAAGAAAATTATCTATATATATTGCCAGAAATTTTAATATAATTGGAGAATGCAACGTTCAATTTGCATTAGATCCTAATTCAGAAGACTATCGTGTTATAGAAGTTAATGCACGTCTTTCTCGTTCAAGTGCTCTTGCATCTAAAGCAACTGGTTATCCTTTAGCTTTTGTGGCGGCAAAATTGTCTGTAGGATACGGTTTGCATGAATTGAAGAATTCTGTGACTAAAAATACTTCTGCTTTTTTTGAACCAGCATTGGATTATGTAGTATGCAAAATTCCGAGGTGGGATCTCAAAAAATTTTATGGAGTTTCTAATAGAATTGGAAGTAGCATGAAAAGTGTGGGAGAAGTAATGGCTATTGGAGGTTCTTTTGAAGAAGCTTTACAAAAAGGTCTTCGAATGTTAGATACCGGGATGCAAGGATTTATCAATATTCATAAAAAAAAACTAGGATCTAATCGTCTACTGAAAGAATCACTTAAAAAACCTACAGATCAAAGGATTTTCTTTTTAGAAGAAGCTTTAGAAGAAGGACTATCTATGAAAGAGATACATGATTTAACCAAAATTGATCCATGGTTTTTATATCAACTTGATAATATTTTTCAAACAAAAAAAAAGATAGATTATTTTGATAATTGGAGAGATATTCCGGACGAATTGTTACGGGAAGCAAAGAAAAAAGGTTTTTCGGATATGCAAATAGCTAGTATTTTTTTTGTTAAAAAAAATAATCAATGTAAATATCATAGTATTTATCATTTAGAAAAAGAAATAAGAGAATATAGAAAAGAAAAAAATATAATTCCATATGTGAGACAGATTGATACTTTAGCTTCTGAATATCCGTCATACACAAATTATTTATATTTGACCTATCATGCCATTCAACATGATATCATTTATGAAAAAGATGGAAAATCTGTTATAACATTAGGATCTGGTGTTTATAGAATTGGAAGTAGTGTAGAATTTGATTGGTGTTGTGTCAATGCATTAAATACTGTTAATAAAGAATCTTACAGATCAATAATGATTAATTATAATCCTGAAACAATGAGTACTGATTTTGATGTATGTGATAGATTATATTTCGAAGAACTTACTTTAGAACGTGTCTTGGATATTATTGAACTGGAAAATCCGAAAGGAACAATTGTTTCCATGGGAGGACAAATTCCTAATAATTTGGTTTTAAAACTTTATGAAAGAAAAGTAAAAATTTTAGGGACCTCCCCTATTTCTATAGACAAAGTAGAAAATAGATATAAATTTTCCAATGCTATGGATTATTTAAAAATCGGACAGCCTAGATGGAAAGAATTATCCGATTTTGATACCATTTATCAATTTGTAAAAGAAGTAGATTTTCCCATATTAGTCAGACCTTCGTATGTTCTTTCGGGAGCAGATATGAATGTTCTTTCTAATCAAGAGGAATTACAAAATTATCTTAATGAAAAGGGATCTATATCTCCTGAATATCCATTAATTATTACAGAATTTATTAGAAATGCAAAAGAGATTGAATTAGATGCTGTTTCTCAAAATGGAGAAATTTTGTATTATGCTATATCAGAACACGTAGAATTTGCAGGAGTCCATTCAGGAGATGCTACTTTAGTATACCCTCCACATAATCTCTATTTGTCAACATTAAAAGAAATAATTAATATTTCTAAGAAAATTTCCAAATATTTTAATATATCTGGTCCTTTCAATATTCAATTTTTATCTAAAGATAATGAAATCAAAGTAATTGAATGTAATTTGAGAGCATCTCGTAGTTTTCCTTTCGTATCAAAAGTTTCTCATTTTAATATGATTGAATTAGCTACTCAAGTTATTCTTGGAAAGAAGAAAAATAAAATAGAACCTAATTTTTTTATTACAAATTTTTTAGGAGTAAAAGCTTCTCAATTTTCTTTCTCTCGTTTGCAAGATGCAGATCCTATTTTGGGTGTGGATATGGCTTCCACAGGAGAAGTGGGGTGTTTAGGAAATACTTTTGATGAAGCACTTTTAAAATCCATGCTTTCTGTTGGTTATAGCATTCCAAAAAAAAATATATTAATATCTGGAGGTCCTATTGAATCTAAATTGGATCTTTTAGAAGTAGTCAAACTATTGCATAAAAAAGGATATATATTATTTGCGACAGAGGGAACCAATAACTTTTTATCCAATAATGGAATTCCATCTATCAGAGTTTATTGGCCTAATGTCAAAAAATATTCAAATGTTATTGAATTGATAAAAAATAGAAAATTGGATCTTATTATTAATATTCCAAAAAATCTAAGTAAATCAGAATTGGATAATGATTATGCTATAAGACGTTATTCCGTTGATTTTAATATACCTCTGCTCACCAATGCCCGTCTAGCAAAAGCTTTTATACAAGCATTTTGTAATTTATCTATGGACCAATTGTTTATAAAAGCTTGGGATGAATATAAATGA